The Novipirellula aureliae sequence CCTTTGCCCTTGTAAGGCTCTGGCTTCCGCAATGCACGAATCTCGGCTGCAAATTGACCGACGGCTTGCTTGTCACAACCCTGAATCACCACGTGGGTTTGATCAGGACAGGTGACATTCAAATCAGCCGGGATCTTACGATGCAGTTCGTTAGCGTAACCAACACGTAGTTGCAACGTATCACCACTGATCGCCGCTAAATAACCAACGCCGACGACTTCCAGCTTCTTCTCGTATCCCGCCGTGACTCCCTCAATCATATTCTTCACGATCGAACGGGTAAGCCCGTGCAATTCGCGAGAAGTACGATCCTCACCGCTCCGGCTTACGATCACTTCCGACCCGTCTTCGCTCAAG is a genomic window containing:
- the rplF gene encoding 50S ribosomal protein L6, with the translated sequence MSRIGKKPVAIVSGAKVSLSDCKIEVEGPKGKLSFEHRPEISVALSEDGSEVIVSRSGEDRTSRELHGLTRSIVKNMIEGVTAGYEKKLEVVGVGYLAAISGDTLQLRVGYANELHRKIPADLNVTCPDQTHVVIQGCDKQAVGQFAAEIRALRKPEPYKGKGVRYVGEQVKIKPGKSATK